The genome window TCCAGAGCagcatattgtatgactccatttatccagaaaaggcaaatctaaagagatagaaaagagaTTAGTGATTGCCTGGCGCTGAGGGTGAGAACAAGGAGTGGCTGCAAAGAGCACAAGAGATCTTAAGAGACTGGTGGAAATATTCTAAAtctggattatggtgatggttgtacaactggGTAAATTTGCTAAAAATTACCGAGAACAGGTGAAATcacttaaaatgagtgaattttatgtaaattatacctcaatacaatttaaaaaaatgacatttatacAGTCATTGTGGCATTTTAAGAGCAAAAGAACAAACTTAATTGTCCATCAATAGAggactagttaaataaattataggggATCTGTACAAAGtggctgcattaaaaaaaaaaaggagctcctTTATATATTGGTATGAAGTAATCTTCAGGTTTTATTAGGTGAGAAGTGCAAGATGTAGAGTATGATAACATTTGTGTGGAAAataggggaaggaagaaaaatgtgtaCTTAAGAATttgcttggggacttccctggtggcacagtggttaagaatctgcctgccaatgcagggaacatgggttccatccctgatctgggaagattccacatgcagcggagcaactaagcctgtgtgccacaactgctgagcccatgtgccacaactactgaagcccgtgcgcctagagcccatgctccacaacaagagaagctatcgcaatgagaagccaacgcattgcagtgaagagtagcccccacttgcggcaactagagaaagcccacgcgcagcaacgaagacccaacgcagccaaaaccaaacaaaacaaaaaatcacgaTGCATTTAtcacccataaaaaaaaaaagaatttgcttATGTATGCCTAGAATACCTCCGATATataatactttaaatatcttgTAAAGCTATATAAGAAACTAGTATTATTGTTTGCCTCTGTAGAAGGCAACTGGGTGGCTGGAGAGGGAGGCGGAGGGAGACCTTTCACTGCATATTTGAACCATGTGAATTATGACTTATAaaggaagtaaataaaaattaaaacttaaaaaaatggtatTCAAATAAAGGAGGTTATCTGACCTTTTCgtttttcttttacagaaaaattacttCCAATAGGTGGCGCTCCTGAAACACCATACaagttttactttacttttttttttttttttttgagaaaaaccCGAATTTGCTCTGATGCCCTTTCTTCTCCATTTGTCACCTTTGGGAATCTTGAGTTTAGATTTAGGGTTGAAAATCTCTACTAGGATTGCTCCAAAATGTATTGCTTTGTTTCTGAGAACTGGATAGAAGGGAAAACACCtggattagaaaaagaaaaattgcaacTGGTTCAGAAAACCAAATAATGCTTGGGCCCTGTTTTCCTGATTGAAAATTCTGGTTGATTGAATTAGAACTTCTGATTGATTGCTTGGGTGATTGGAAGGTTAATATAGGTTCAGTGATTCTTAACTAAGGGCGACTTTGCCTCCCGTGGGGATACTTGCaatatctggagatatttttgttgtcacagctggggagtactactggcatctggtggacAGAGGCGAGGGACGCTGCTAaaaatcctacaatgcacagaagcgtcatcccctccccccaaggAATTATCAATCAATCCTCCCTACCCCCCCATCCTTATAGCTGCTTGGGGAAAGGAGATAAACTTGGCAGTAGTTGGGAAGGCAGGTAGTGCAAAGGCACTTTCTTAGAATTGGTGTAGAGAGACACACCTACTCTGAGTCCTGGGCTCAATTCTTCCTCAAATGGTTTCCTTGAAGGTGGCTGTATTGGTCATCTTCCCGTTCCTTAAGGGGCTAAAAAGGATAGTACAGTCATAATCATTTTCCATCATCCTCTATGAATTAATttgatgcatatttattttttaattaaaaaaaatttttagctttCACtctaaatgtctttatttttttcacctttcttcatatatatatacttttaaaaaatttttattggagtatagttgatttacaatgttgtgttagtttcaggtatacagcaaagtgaatctattatacatatacatatatccactctttttaaaaaaaaaacttttttttaagactcTTTTCCTGTATAGATCATTACAgtgtattgagtagaattccctgtgctatacagcaagttcttattagttatctattttatatatagtagtgtgtatatgtcaaatcccaatctccctatttatccctccctgcccttaccccctggtaaccataagtttgttttctattgatgCATACTTATTGAGTGCTTTTTATGTTCAAGGCTTTGGAGTGGTTTCTTTATGgtcctgggggtgggagaggacaAGAATGGAGACTCTGTATCTAGTTTCTCTGTGTGTTCTTCAACTTTTTCTCACTAGACCCTGACCTCAGTCTCTCTCAACCCTTCTCTTTATTTCATCCATTGTACCCAAAGGGATAACGATGCCACCGTCTGGTATGTCCTAAGCAGTTTCTTCCAAATAACTTGTCCCCCAATTCCAAAATTTTACCACTACTAACTAGCAATGTCTCTTTCATTTCACATTCCCTTACCTGATAGAGCTGATCATTGGACAACAGTGTCTGCTTGTCTGAAGctgcacaaaaaataaacaaaatgtacatatacacaaGATAGAATGAATAATAAACTGGGATATATTCACCCAATGGAGTACTGAATAGCAATAAGAATTAgtgaaatacatctacatataacACTATGGATAGATCTCACAAACATAttgttgagtaaaagaagccacacACAAGAGTACTTACTGTATGAGTCTATTTACGTAGgaaacaaaaacaggcaaaatgaatcAATgttgttagaagtcaggatagtggtcGCTTTGGGGACTAGGTGGAGGCTGGAAGTGACCACAAGTGTTAATTCTCTTTCTTAAACTGGGTGCTGGATtcatgtgtgtgtttgctttgtCAGAAAATTTTTTTGAGCTGTGTGTATGTGATTcatgcacttttctgtatgtaggTTTTACTTCaagaaagagttttttaaaaagcacagaggACAAATCAGAGAGAGTTGGATCTTGAGATAGGCAAATATGCTGTGAAAACACCAAGTGTCCTTTTCTCCTGCCTACAGAACCAGAGCCCCACCCAGCCATGCTCATCAGTGACACGTGCCAACCCAGTCTTTTCTATTGGTTCTATTTTGGTAGGAAGGAGGCTAAGGGTCCCAGGTGGTCTCACCTCTCATCTAAGAGCATTCTTTTACCTCTTGACTGGCGAACTCCTTCCTGTCCAGCAATGTAGTAGACCCCAACAGCAAGGAGGAAAATGCTGATGATTTCAGCGAAGATAAAGCCAGACACAGTGGCTGAATTCAGCTCAATGCAGTTCTGACACactgtggggaaagggaaggataaGCCTCCTTCGAGGTGTGAAAGttgttctggatttttttctcctgagaTAATACCTCTGTCTAGGGCAGCAGACTGCTCTCTCTGTGGGTGGTATGGCAAGGGAATTGCCTGGGAAGATCCTTGGACTGAGAACTCAATGCTTTTTGATGTTCCTCTGTCCCCCAGGAGTCCTGGGGAAGCCCATGTAGTCTTACTACCAGCAACTATTGAAATACAAGGAAGACCAGATCCCATTCTCCATGCTCAACTGCCTTCTACATTTCTGTTGCTTACCCTGTAGTCTCCCCTGTCTCCCTTACCCGCTCTAACTCACTTTATATAAACTGCTGACTGCTCCAGTCTGTGGGGCCTACCCGAAAGTGAGTCAGGCTTTACAACACAGGCTATGCTTTTTCAAGAATTTGGGGGAACTGCTTTGTTAAATTCAAAAagaagtaagttaaaaaaaaaaaaaaaagaagtaagttgagggacttccctggtggtccagtggttaagtctccatgttcccaatgcagggggccagagtttgatccctggtcagggaattagatcctgcatgctgcaactaaaaagatgctgcatgccgcaactaaaagatcccacatgccgcaactaaagatcccccatgcctcaatgaagatcccgcgtgccacagctaagacccggtgcagccaaataaataaattaaaaaaaaaaaaaagaagaagtacgTTGAGATTAAGAAAACTCGCTCTTACTTCACTGTTTAGCATCTATTTCCACACTCACCCCAGACAAGAAGCTCACCAGAACAGCAAGTACTGCTTAATTTCACACAAGCAAACCAAAGGGGTCACGTACTTCTATAATATACTTGGAGTGGTTTTGAACTGTTCTTTGATCCTTGACACCAATATATCCCTCGAGGGTCCTTGGTACTACTTCCAAGATTCCAAGTCTTTTTACTTGTGTTTACAGGACTTATTTTCACCTGATCTTTAAACCATCTGATATCTTTTTCATTCATGTCACAAGTCAGAAGTACTGAACCATCTTCTCGATTGTCATCCACTTTTACTGAAAAAGGAAATGTCTGTTAAGATCTTGCCTCTGAAATTCTCCCTGTCCCAGGGCATCAGGAGAAGACCATGACAGTAGTGCTTCTTAAGCTTTAATGTGCACATGAATCACATGGGGTCTAATTAGAATTTCAGGTTTTATTCAGTAGTTCTGGGGAGgtactgagattctgcatttctaacatgctcccaggtgatgccaatgctgtTGATTCACAGGTTGTGCTTTGAGTAGTGCCTAGCTGCTAGGGTCCTGTTTCTCCTCCAAGAACCAGAAAATTAATTGTTTATCTACAGGAAAGTTGCCAGGGAGGTCAAGACTGGCCACTGATTTGGTTGACACTGGAGAGGTTTGCTGTCTATCCTTCATCATCCCATCCCTTCTTAGCTCTTCACTTGCTCCTATAGGACTACTGTTGTGGGAAGCCATATTTCCATGAATTTCCTCAGAGGTTGATGATAGAAAGAAGCCATTTCCCCTACCTTCATTCAACTGCGCCATAGTACCTGTAGAGACAGAAGAGAGACAGTGGATCAGCTGGGCATGGAGTCATTCAGATCCCCTGATGTATCATTTCCACGGTCATTTGAGGCCAACATGGAGAGCGAGAGCCTAATTCATGTGAGTGACAGTATCTATACCTATTTCCTTGGATTGTAGCCTAAATCACCAAACCGAATTTAGGGTGTTGTATAGCAAAGAGTTTGTCTGGTCTTTCTCCTGGGTTGCTGGGAGGGAGTTTCTCAACCCTTGGAATTTCATGAATGGCAGGATTGCCTTTGTGATTCTTCGTGGGCCCTTGGATCACAcatgagtttatgctaatgagatgactcagGATGGGACTGGTCAAGACCAAACATGTGATTGGAGAATTGGGGCTTTGAGCCctaggagggggaggaggactggagattgagttcagtcacaTGACTAATGattcaatcaatcatgcctatgtaatgaaaccccaataaaaactcAGTCATACTTCCTAGTTGGTGAATATATCAATGTGCCAGGAGGGTGATGTATTTTAATTCCTgaaggagagggcatggaagctctgtgttCAGGACCCTCCAGGACCTCACCCTATGTGTCTCTTCATTTGGCtagatctgattttattttttataataaaactgtagtaGTAAGTATAGGGCTTTCCGgagttctgtgagttgttctaGCAAATTCTATGGGGGTTCTTGAGAACCCTCCTGATTTGTAGGCAGTTCGTTAGAAGTGTGGGTAGTCTGGGGATCCCTGAACTTGTGCCTAGCTTTTAAAGTGAAGGCAGTCTTTTTGGGGAGTGAGCCCTTAACCTTTGAGGTCTGACACTAACTCTGGACAGTTAGTATTGCAGAACTGTATTGCAGTATACGTAAGGGTATTGCCTGTACAGTGTGGAATGCTCTGCTCCTTTAGCAGCTAAAGCCCTGGCAAAGACTGGGTGTGCACTAGCTAAAGTCTTTCAGAGCTGAGTTACTTCTAAAATCTTCAGCCTTGGTGATCCATTTTTTGTGGAAACCCTGAACGTCCCAAAGGAGTTAGCTATTAAATAGCCCTCAAATCTGTCTCAAAACTCAGAGTAGTAGAGTTGCATGGTAGACATACTATAGAGAACCAACACTGGAGTTCAGTTCAATTGGATTTAATCCAAACACTTACCACTATTATGTGCCTGACATGAGTAACGAGTGTGGAAGAAACGGGTGGTGATACAAATAACTAGTTGTCGCTTCTGAAGAGTTTACaatgaagtggaaaaaaaataaacacaaatgtaaTAAATGTAATAGTACTTATAAATTATCATTTAGTATTTGTATAAATGCATATGGAAAGGGGTAGAAACTATTGATTTTGACCAAGGGTGAGGGGACAGGGAAAGCTTGACAGAGAAGATGGCATTTGGTTCTGCCTTGAAGAATGAGTAAGAATtcaccagacagagaaagagtttCCAGGTAGAAAGAATAGCTGAACAAAGATACAGACTTGGAAAAGGACAAAAGAGGTAGTTTGGCTAGAGGTAGAGTTTGTTATGGCGAGAGATGGGGGCATAGATCAAAGTGTGATGGAAACAGTTGGAAGGA of Balaenoptera ricei isolate mBalRic1 chromosome 8, mBalRic1.hap2, whole genome shotgun sequence contains these proteins:
- the LOC132369601 gene encoding T-cell surface glycoprotein CD3 gamma chain translates to MEQGTRLAGLILAITLLQGTMAQLNEGRGNVKVDDNREDGSVLLTCDMNEKDIRWFKDQVKISPVNTSKKTWNLGSSTKDPRGIYWCQGSKNSSKPLQVYYRMCQNCIELNSATVSGFIFAEIISIFLLAVGVYYIAGQEGVRQSRASDKQTLLSNDQLYQPLKEREDDQYSHLQGNHLRKN